AGTTCACACTGCTGTGAGTTACGGAACTGTTTATAGCATATTCTCCTCTTGAACGAGCCCTCTTTGGATTACGAATCAGGCTTTTCTAAGCTTAGAGCAAATAAAGGCAATAGGCAAGGAAGAACGCTTAGAAAGGATATTTGTAGACCACCAAGGAACATGAGATGCTGCAAAGCGCTTCCTGCTTTatatctctctcctttctttttttgtgcatTGCTGCTTCCCTTTTGCCCAAGGTAAAAGAACGCAATAAGTGAAGAATGCTCCTGTGTGTCCTGGGATGGCAGGTGTCTCTGCACCTCCCTGCTTTCATTTGCATCCCGTGCTGGTGGCTTAGCTGatgtcctctgccttcttcttcacAGCTTCCACCCTGGCCAGGCTTTCCAAATCTAGCCTGTGAGGCCAGGTAGGAAACATCCCCAGAAAAATGACAGAAGAACACATAAAAGAGAACCTGGGATCCCCAACGTCTCCCACGCCCGTGATAATGGAGAAAAGCCCTAAGAGTGAAGTTGTGGTCACCACGGTCCCCTTGGTCAGTGAGGTTCAGCTGACGGCTGCCACAGGGGGTGCCGAACTCTCCTGCTACCGCTGCATCATCCCCTTTGCTGTGGTGGTCTTCATCACCGGGATCGTGGTCACCGCTGTGGCTTACAGCTTCAATTCTCACGGTTCCATCATCTCCATCTTCGGCCTGGTCCTTCTGTCCTCTGGACTTCTTTTATTAGCCCTCAGCGCCTTGTGCTGGAGGGTgagacaaaaaaataagaaagtcaaGAGACGGGAGAGTCAGACCGCTCTCGTGGTAAATCAGAGAAGCTTGTTTGCTTAAGACTGAGTGAGACCAAACGGGAAATTTCACCCTAACGCTGGGTTCCAACTTGCTGAGTTCATTCATAGGGAACCAGCCCAGGAGGGAAGGAGCTCAACTTTGAAATGGACTACCAAAATGAAATGGGGTATGGAGAAGACTGACAATGAGGGTCAAGACAGTTCCCCTTTGTAGGGAATAACATCTTTAACGACAAACTTAATCCTAAGGGCTATTCCTAAGACAAAAGAATCAGCTTTCTTTTTACCTTATGCATTTGGGGAACATGGGACATGCACAACAACACTAAATAGCATTTGGTTCACCTTCGAGAGTACCCAGAGGATGATGGGCAAATAACAAGAATCCTGGTGTACCAGGTCCGTAAAAGAAATAGCCCATGCTCTGCAAAGTGGTGTTATAAGGATGTTCCGCCAAAGGCCTGCATTGACTTGGCATTCCTATGTACCTACAAAGTTctgttatatattttttccacTAAGTTGATTCTCTCGCCTCccttttaaaaaggttttcacTTTGAGTAACTCATCACTAGTGGTACTTTTTCTTGAAGAGTAggctaattttatatatatatatattttaacaatgGACAATTTTAGATGATCGTAATGATAtatcagaagaaaacagaaaagtaggAGACAACACAAATGGCTTGGGGGGTAAATTAATACTGAAATAATCTAATATAGCACCTTTGATGTTTTTTATACAAAAGTTTAATGTGTATTtcactcaaaataataaatactcatGGCTGCTGAAACTTCTTAAGTGGTTGTTTCTgctgtcctttttcttttaagatttattttatttgaattacgTATATGCATGTGAGTCTGTGTTGGGTTCTGTGCAGTCAATGCTGGTGCCGTTGGagttgagaggagaggaggacgtCTGATCTCTgagagcttgagttacaggtggttgtgagctgcctcacatgggtgctgggaacagaacttgggtcccctgcaagaatagtgcatgctcttaacccccatgtcatctctctagcccctgtcaTCATCTTTGTGGCTATTCCAAATTTTCCATCTCCCCTCAGCTCCTTTGCAAAGTATCAGTTGTGTGTTTCTCAGCTGGAGATGGCATTTCTTCTCCTGGAAGACTTTTCTTATGGTGCAATATGCTCAGTAACATTGAATATGTTCTAAAGGGATTCTAAAAATGCCATTAGGAAATCAGTGTCTGGGGTCAGAAATTTACCAGTGTTCTATTACATGTGCATTATACTTTTTGTTAATTTAATCATACATTAATGCAGATTGCATATTCAGTTGGTCATAATACTACACAAATAAGGTTAGTGTTACCATTTTTCTGTGGTTCTGAGTTAGCCCATATATATCCCACTACACCAGCAAGCCCCATTCCTCATTATTGTAGTTTAAAGCTCACTCAACCAGGGTGAGAAGATAGTTCAACACGAGGCCTTAAATTTTGCAATCTGGGGTGGGGGGACCTGGCAAGCCACATTCCTTGGAAGGGATTCTATTGGGGAACTTCATTACTTAGAAGGGATTCTGTTGGGGGGACTCCATTACGTCTGCCAGGAGCCATCTTGGCATTGGCTACATCCCAGCCCTTGCTTGCTTTTGTATCTAGAAACACCTTATGATTTCTCACAACCAATTGCAAATGAATGACCAGGGCTCATTGTAGAGTGGTTATTGCTGTGACTtgatgtgttttgttgttgttgttctaaatCAAAGACAGTCAAAGGTTCAACATTGCTTCACAAAGAAATTTCCCAGGAAAAGGTCAAGCTTTTCCAGGCTGCTCTAGATACATCTCCTCTTTCACTCTGAATCCAATAACCCTCCCTATGAGTCAGCCAGGCTAGACTCCACCACCCTGCATTAGGCTCCAGTTTTCCTACCTCCATGTCTGTCCAGACTTTTCTCTCCCCTATAATGATAATACCATTCTTCCCCATCCTTCTCTCCATCTCAGGCTACCCAAATCCTGCCTCTCACCAGTGCTCTGGCTCCAAAGCCACTTCGCCCTGGAAGCCTCATTCTATGTGAACACAATGGCTCTTTCATCAGCCATTACTTCTTACTGTTTCAGTTTTTAATCACATGGGTGATATGGACACTTATTTGTCCCTTCCAAACCTTAGATAGATCTTTAGGAATGAACTGtttgctgtttccagtgtgctGGCTGCTACATTAtctttcacagaaactgaacataCACTCAAATGAGGTGTTAAGTAAACTCAAGAAGGAAAAGTGGGTGGTTTGTCCAGAACTGCAGCCTATTCTTACatcttgaaagaaaatattttgaattgcAGCTTCCCCAAGAGTAAGTCACCCCACATTCCCAGCTCCACGGTAAAGGCAGAAATGGTCCATCGTTCTTCCATTGAGCCTCCAGCCCTTCAAACTGATTGAAATGCAAATGCATGAATTTTTTCTGGCCAGAAGGGGGCCACATCCTGCTACCAGAGTCCCCAAAGAAGTCCTATGGGAAGCCTTAACTACGTGATTAAATAGAAGAGTATCTACAGATAGCAATATTGTTCCTAGATGAAAGGAACTGGAGAAGATTCTTCAAGTGGCCCATTTCTATCCACTTCTGTAAAAAATTTTTTGGTACAATGGAGGTTCTCCTAGTATGGGGAGACCTTGCTTTCTAGGGAGTCAACAGACCTCATAAAAGATATGCATTCCTGCAAAGCTGTAAGGCACTGAGGTAGTCCCGATAAATACGCTGTGAATCATAGCTCCGGTAATGTAGATAAACGAGGCTTGAATTGTATTCACAACGGCAACATTCCTTGCTCAAACAGTGTCTTATCTTTACACACAGTCCTA
Above is a window of Onychomys torridus chromosome 8, mOncTor1.1, whole genome shotgun sequence DNA encoding:
- the Tmem100 gene encoding transmembrane protein 100, yielding MTEEHIKENLGSPTSPTPVIMEKSPKSEVVVTTVPLVSEVQLTAATGGAELSCYRCIIPFAVVVFITGIVVTAVAYSFNSHGSIISIFGLVLLSSGLLLLALSALCWRVRQKNKKVKRRESQTALVVNQRSLFA